From one Silene latifolia isolate original U9 population unplaced genomic scaffold, ASM4854445v1 scaffold_124, whole genome shotgun sequence genomic stretch:
- the LOC141637630 gene encoding F-box/LRR-repeat protein At3g59190-like, with translation MVRRTTVEKPRGGNRLVESNGVDLRGGSGGRIASVARNLDIRVQRFEDLTIIEGRDPVKAMTSSMKLGNLPDELLVLILSFLPTWYAVRTSILSRRWQYLFTLTDCLSFDDAPWYAGKRSFEKFVNKVLELHQMSPIMKFSLVCQGSYNESHLNAWVKHAIQKGVEEFHYQVNKYELPDVFAMCKTLVKLKVIGCPCRVPKFSLSSGLPNLKIIHLKHVRFDDNHETKRLLSKCEFLEELTLYNCGLYARGHVTISIGQLKVLRIKYSNVKNGILEIEAPNLAYLTYYRVVGVKIVPLWKKSCSLVEAKLRFSYPSDTYRSLEDDRDLLRDAAYKSKELHLLSESVECLFMMGDKRQVPFFPSLSRLHLPFLSYDSLKSMTSVLDKSPRLEVVVFEPSYCYCSNNFPVMSRPSESLKPFSCHVKVIEVHDFCGYDEGMLLLLGHFLRNARVLKKLIVRRGCYCDDIEEELPISKDLLMLPRASSDCCIKLTHY, from the exons ATGGTGAGACGCACCACTGTCGAGAAGCCAAGGGGAGGGAATCGATTGGTTGAGAGCAATGGGGTTGACTTGAGGGGCGGAAGTGGTGGTAGGATTGCGAGTGTAGCGAGGAACTTGGATATTAGGGTACAACGATTTGAAGATTTGACAATAATAGAGG GTAGAGATCCTGTAAAGGCTATGACGTCATCTATGAAATTAGGTAAtttgcctgatgagttgctcgttCTCATACTTTCGTTTCTACCAACATGGTATGCTGTGAGAACAAGTATTCTATCGAGAAGATGGCAGTACCTCTTTACATTGACTGATTGTCTCTCTTTTGATGATGCACCATGGTATGCTGGTAAAAGAAGTTTTGAGAAATTTGTTAATAAAGTCTTGGAATTGCACCAAATGTCGCCTATTATGAAATTTAGTTTAGTCTGTCAAGGCAGCTATAATGAATCACATTTGAATGCGTGGGTTAAACATGCGATACAAAAGGGTGTTGAGGAGTTTCATTATCAAGTTAATAAATACGAGTTGCCAGATGTCTTTGCAATGTGCAAAACATTGGTAAAACTGAAAGTGATAGGTTGTCCGTGCCGTGTTCCCAAGTTTTCTCTATCATCAGGGTTGCCGAACCTCAAGATTATTCACCTAAAACATGTTAGATTTGATGATAATCATGAAACAAAAAGATTGTTATCTAAGTGTGAATTTCTCGAAGAATTAACTCTCTATAATTGTGGATTGTATGCTAGGGGTCATGTAACTATTTCCATAGGACAACTCAAAGTGCTAAGAATAAAATACTCTAATGTTAAGAATGGGATCTTAGAGATTGAAGCGCCTAATTTGGCGTATTTAACATATTATAGAGTCGTTGGTGTGAAAATTGTTCCGTTGTGGAAAAAATCATGCTCCCTTGTCGAGGCAAAGCTACGGTTTAGCTACCCTTCAGATACCTACCGTTCATTGGAGGATGACCGTGATCTTTTAAGAGATGCTGCCTATAAAAGCAAGGAACTACATCTTCTATCTGAGTCAGTAGAG TGTCTTTTTATGATGGGCGATAAGAGGCAAGTGCCGTTTTTTCCTAGCCTGTCGAGATTACACCTTCCCTTCTTGTCTTATGATTCATTGAAATCTATGACAAGTGTGCTTGACAAATCTCCTCGACTTGAAGTTGTTGTCTTTGAACCG AGCTATTGTTACTGCAGTAATAATTTTCCAGTAATGTCACGTCCAAGTGAATCTCTAAAACCGTTTTCATGCCATGTCAAAGTGATCGAAGTGCATGATTTTTGTGGTTATGATGAGGGTATGTTACTACTTCTTGGACATTTTCTTAGAAATGCGAGAGTCCTGAAGAAGTTGATCGTACGTAGAGGTTGTTACTGTGATGATATAGAGGAAGAATTGCCAATAAGCAAGGATTTGTTGATGCTTCCAAGGGCTTCAAGTGACTGTTGTATTAAACTGACTCATTATTAA